From a single Capsicum annuum cultivar UCD-10X-F1 chromosome 12, UCD10Xv1.1, whole genome shotgun sequence genomic region:
- the LOC107851492 gene encoding receptor-like protein CLAVATA2, with product MAESWGSLIEPCRTSYLLKVPFFLLFFLIFPLSSAFSVSFDGNATVEAASLQDPKDMALLLLFKLQFQENPLSSWDANVPMSNWTGVTRSNQTGRVTGLNLTRFNLSGQVHPCLCNLTFLETLVLSHNSFNTSIPSCLWRLWSLRTLDLSYNMFTGVLPSTAFATMSQIIELDLSHNMLRGEIPMWIGNFSVILEKLNLGFNSFHGELPKSLLNLMTLKYLNLSHNSLIGNVGDFSQALVSLNLESNMLSGTLPCLFSSRESLTVLNLANNSILGGIPTCISSLGGLTQLNLSHNELRYGISPRMVFSERLCVLDLSYNELSGKIPSRIAEASDKSGLLLLDLSHNQFSGNIPVTITELKSLQALFLSYNLLVGEIPERIGNLTYLQVIDLSHNLLTGSIPLNIVGCFQLLALILNNNNLSGEIQPVLDALDSLKIFDIGNNKISGEIPLTLAGCKSLEVVDLSYNNLSGSLNDAITKWPNLKFLSLARNKFSGSLPSWLFTFQAIHTLDFSGNKFSGYIPDGNFNSSPNFYNGDIRKTTLAVPSISDRSLVIKLSLVADETSLIFNYNLTTTIGIDLSENLLHGEIPVDLFGLHGLEYLNLSYNFLNGPVPGSIGKLQKLKALDLSHNSLSGHIPENITVLRNLTVLNLSYNCFSGVIPTKRGYWKFLGAFAGNPDLCMESSSNVCQRTFPVEPGKKFKEEMEEGPLSIWVFCISALVSFYVGVIVLFCSTRTRSFILQTKSLTG from the coding sequence ATGGCAGAATCATGGGGTTCACTTATTGAGCCTTGTAGAACCTCTTATTTGCTCAAAGTTCCTTTCTTTTTACTATTCTTCTTGATTTTCCCACTTTCCTCTGCATTTTCTGTTTCTTTTGATGGTAATGCAACTGTCGAAGCTGCGAGTCTTCAAGACCCAAAAGACATGGCTTTGCTTTTGCTCTTCAAGTTACAGTTCCAAGAAAATCCTTTGTCAAGCTGGGATGCCAATGTTCCTATGTCAAACTGGACCGGTGTCACCCGGTCCAACCAGACTGGACGAGTCACTGGACTCAACCTCACTCGGTTCAACTTGTCAGGCCAGGTCCATCCTTGTTTGTGTAATCTCACTTTTCTTGAAACTCTTGTCTTGTCTCACAACAGCTTCAATACTTCAATACCATCTTGTTTATGGAGGTTGTGGAGTCTTAGGACTTTAGATCTTAGTTATAACATGTTCACTGGTGTTCTTCCTAGTACTGCATTTGCAACCATGAGCCAGATAATTGAGCTTGATCTTAGTCATAATATGTTGAGGGGTGAAATTCCAATGTGGATAGGAAATTTCTCAGTCATACTTGAAAAACTCAACTTGGGTTTTAATAGTTTTCATGGGGAGTTACCTAAGAGCTTGTTAAATTTGATGACATTGAAGTATCTGAACTTGTCTCACAATAGTTTGATAGGAAACGTGGGTGATTTCAGCCAAGCATTGGTTTCACTTAACCTTGAGTCTAATATGTTATCGGGTACTTTGCCTTGTCTATTTTCGTCGAGGGAATCACTTACAGTTCTCAATTTAGCGAACAATTCGATTCTTGGAGGCATACCAACATGTATCTCTAGTCTTGGGGGTTTGACACAGCTCAACTTGTCACATAATGAATTACGATATGGTATCTCTCCTAGAATGGTTTTTTCGGAGAGGTTGTGTGTGTTGGACTTGAGTTATAACGAGCTATCAGGGAAGATTCCAAGTAGGATTGCCGAGGCATCAGACAAGTCTGGACTTCTACTTCTTGACCTATCTCACAATCAGTTCTCTGGTAATATTCCTGTAACAATAACAGAATTGAAGAGTTTGCAAGCATTGTTTCTGTCTTACAATCTTCTTGTGGGTGAAATACCAGAAAGGATTGGTAATTTGACCTATCTACAGGTGATTGATCTCTCACATAACTTACTCACTGGCTCGATTCCTTTGAACATCGTAGGTTGTTTCCAACTACTGGCACTCATACTAAACAATAATAATCTTTCTGGGGAAATTCAGCCAGTGCTTGACGCGTTGGATAGTCTAAAGATATTTGATATAGGAAACAACAAGATTTCTGGTGAGATCCCACTGACGTTGGCAGGCTGCAAGTCTTTGGAAGTTGTTGACTTGAGCTATAACAATCTCTCAGGATCTCTAAATGATGCAATAACCAAATGGCCAAACCTCAAATTCCTCTCCCTTGCTCGGAACAAGTTCAGTGGATCTCTGCCTAGTTGGTTATTTACATTTCAGGCTATTCATACTTTGGATTTTTCTGGAAACAAGTTCTCAGGATATATACCAGACGGTAACTTTAACAGTAGTCCAAATTTCTACAATGGCGACATTAGGAAAACCACTCTTGCAGTACCATCAATTTCAGATCGAAGCCTGGTTATCAAACTTTCCCTCGTTGCTGATGAAACTAGTTTGATCTTCAACTATAACCTCACAACCACAATTGGAATTGATCTGTCTGAGAATTTGCTTCATGGCGAAATTCCGGTGGATCTGTTTGGATTACATGGTTTGGAGTACCTTAATTTGTCATACAATTTTCTTAATGGTCCGGTTCCAGGGAGTATAGGGAAGTTGCAGAAGCTAAAGGCTCTTGATTTGTCACATAATTCTTTGTCTGGACACATCCCTGAAAACATTACTGTCCTCAGAAATTTGACAGTTTTAAATCTGTCATATAATTGCTTCTCTGGTGTTATTCCAACAAAGCGAGGTTATTGGAAATTTTTGGGAGCATTTGCTGGTAATCCAGACTTATGTATGGAATCATCTAGTAATGTCTGTCAGAGAACTTTCCCAGTAGAGCCAGGGAAAAAGTTTAAAGAGGAAATGGAAGAGGGACCATTATCAATTTGGGTTTTCTGTATAAGTGCTCTAGTTAGCTTCTATGTTGGCgtcattgttttattttgttcaaCTCGAACAAGAAGCTTTATTCTGCAAACGAAAAGTTTAACAGGTTGA